Proteins from one Hydrogenophaga sp. SL48 genomic window:
- a CDS encoding putative selenate ABC transporter substrate-binding protein, with protein sequence MTHPTLSRTRRALLTCAVLAAGTAFTGLAQAQAVFRVTAIPDEAPTELARKAAPLVKYLESKLGMKVEFTPVTDYAASVEALVNKKVDMAWFGGFTFVQANVRSGGKIVPLVQREEDEKFKSVFITSDPAIHSLADLKGKDVSFGSQSSTSGHLMPRSFLLQQGINPEKDFKRVAFSGAHDATIAAVASGKVQGGALNISVWEKFVADKKVDPTKVRVIYTTPPYFDYNWSVHADMPAATRQKLADALTSLSKATPEGKEILELQRATKFVPTKAENYKGIEAAARSAELL encoded by the coding sequence ATGACACACCCCACCCTCTCCCGCACCCGACGCGCACTCTTGACCTGCGCCGTGCTCGCCGCGGGCACCGCCTTCACCGGCCTGGCCCAGGCACAAGCCGTGTTCCGCGTCACCGCGATCCCCGACGAAGCCCCCACCGAGCTGGCGCGCAAGGCCGCACCGCTCGTGAAATACCTCGAATCCAAGCTCGGCATGAAGGTCGAGTTCACCCCCGTGACCGACTACGCCGCTTCGGTCGAGGCCCTGGTCAACAAGAAGGTCGACATGGCCTGGTTCGGCGGCTTCACGTTTGTGCAGGCCAACGTGCGCTCGGGCGGCAAGATCGTTCCGCTGGTGCAGCGCGAGGAAGACGAAAAATTCAAATCCGTCTTCATCACCAGCGACCCAGCCATCCACAGCCTGGCCGACCTCAAGGGCAAGGACGTGTCCTTCGGTTCGCAGAGCTCCACCAGCGGTCACCTGATGCCGCGCAGCTTCCTGCTGCAGCAGGGCATCAACCCCGAGAAGGACTTCAAGCGCGTGGCCTTCAGCGGCGCGCACGACGCGACCATCGCCGCCGTCGCCTCGGGCAAGGTGCAGGGCGGCGCGCTCAACATCTCGGTGTGGGAAAAGTTCGTGGCCGACAAGAAGGTGGACCCCACCAAGGTGCGCGTGATCTACACCACCCCGCCCTACTTTGACTACAACTGGTCGGTGCACGCCGACATGCCGGCCGCCACGCGCCAGAAGCTGGCCGACGCGCTGACCTCGCTCAGCAAGGCCACGCCCGAAGGCAAGGAGATCCTGGAGCTGCAACGCGCCACGAAGTTCGTGCCCACCAAGGCCGAGAACTACAAGGGCATCGAAGCCGCCGCGCGCAGCGCCGAGCTGCTGTGA
- a CDS encoding haloacid dehalogenase type II: MNPVPRILAFDIFGTVVDWHGSIVREMSERHPQVDANAFALAWRAGYQPAMARVRSGELGWTRIDELHRLILDGLLLRFGLDHLGEAERADLNRVWHWLDAWPDSVAGLTRLKARFTICTLSNGNIGLLTDMAKREGLPWDCILSAEVFRAYKPDPRTYLGVAQTFDAAPVEVMLVAAHQDDLAAARACGLMTAYIERPLEFGAGQPKDVSPAPANTLHARDLLHLADQLGC; encoded by the coding sequence ATGAACCCCGTGCCCCGCATCCTCGCTTTCGACATCTTCGGCACCGTGGTCGACTGGCACGGCAGCATCGTGCGCGAAATGAGCGAACGCCATCCGCAGGTCGACGCCAACGCCTTCGCGCTCGCCTGGCGCGCGGGTTACCAGCCCGCCATGGCGCGCGTGCGGTCGGGCGAACTCGGCTGGACACGCATCGACGAACTGCACCGCCTGATCCTCGACGGGCTGCTGCTGCGCTTCGGCCTGGACCATCTGGGTGAAGCCGAACGTGCCGATCTCAACCGCGTCTGGCACTGGCTCGACGCCTGGCCCGACAGCGTGGCCGGGCTCACGCGGCTGAAGGCTCGCTTCACCATCTGCACGCTCTCCAACGGCAACATCGGCCTGCTCACCGACATGGCCAAGCGCGAGGGCCTGCCCTGGGACTGCATCCTCTCGGCCGAGGTGTTCCGCGCCTACAAGCCCGACCCGCGCACTTACCTGGGCGTGGCGCAGACCTTCGACGCCGCGCCGGTCGAGGTGATGCTGGTCGCGGCCCACCAGGACGACCTGGCCGCCGCGCGCGCCTGCGGCCTGATGACCGCGTACATCGAACGCCCGCTGGAGTTCGGCGCCGGGCAGCCGAAAGACGTGTCGCCCGCCCCGGCCAACACGCTGCACGCGCGCGACCTGCTGCACCTCGCCGACCAGCTCGGCTGCTGA
- a CDS encoding phosphate/phosphite/phosphonate ABC transporter substrate-binding protein yields the protein MSNTLVLGAVAYAPKVVTIWEGFKEFFVRNGLPFDFILFSNYERQVEAQFRGEVHVAWNSPLAWLRAERMAKARGVSDQVRAIAMRDTDCDLTSVIVVRSGAGIQTLADLRGQRIGVGAIDSPQATLIPLQWLREQGLDPDTAMTVVRHDVLGGKHGDHVGGERDAARALIAGEVDAAVMIDGNHLQFTQEGTLPAGRTTVLARTPAFDHCNFTTSPGAPADLMARFETLVRAMSFDDPQVRPLLELEGLREWKDGRTSGYAWLDRAVNATGFYDAQGNITAHDYRY from the coding sequence ATGTCAAACACACTGGTTCTCGGCGCCGTCGCCTACGCGCCCAAGGTCGTCACCATCTGGGAAGGCTTCAAAGAGTTTTTCGTCCGCAACGGCTTGCCCTTCGACTTCATCCTTTTCTCCAACTACGAGCGGCAGGTCGAGGCGCAGTTCCGCGGTGAGGTGCACGTGGCCTGGAACTCGCCGCTGGCCTGGCTGCGCGCCGAGCGCATGGCCAAGGCGCGGGGCGTGTCGGACCAGGTGCGCGCCATCGCCATGCGCGACACCGACTGCGACCTCACCTCCGTCATCGTGGTGCGCAGTGGCGCCGGCATCCAGACCCTGGCCGACCTGCGCGGCCAGCGCATCGGCGTGGGTGCGATCGATTCGCCGCAGGCCACGCTGATCCCGCTGCAGTGGCTGCGCGAGCAGGGCCTCGATCCGGACACCGCCATGACCGTGGTGCGCCACGACGTGCTGGGCGGCAAACACGGGGACCACGTCGGCGGCGAACGCGACGCCGCGCGCGCCCTGATCGCGGGCGAGGTGGATGCCGCGGTGATGATCGACGGCAACCACCTGCAGTTCACCCAGGAAGGCACGCTGCCCGCCGGCCGCACCACGGTGCTGGCGCGCACGCCGGCCTTCGACCACTGCAACTTCACCACCAGCCCGGGCGCGCCCGCCGACCTGATGGCGCGTTTCGAAACCCTGGTCCGCGCCATGTCCTTCGACGACCCGCAGGTGCGCCCGCTGCTGGAGCTCGAAGGCCTGCGCGAATGGAAGGACGGCCGCACCAGCGGCTACGCCTGGCTGGACCGCGCCGTGAACGCCACCGGCTTCTACGACGCACAGGGGAACATCACCGCCCATGACTACCGCTACTGA
- a CDS encoding methyltransferase family protein: MKALELKIPPPVVALLLALAMWALAALGPALPWPEGIRRAVALVLALAGAGFDLMGLIAFLRRHTTINPLAPRKTTALVTTGVYRFTRNPMYVGLVMFLTAWAVWLAAAWPLLGPVVFVLYITRFQIQPEERVLTSLFGEAYTAYTRRVRRWL, encoded by the coding sequence ATGAAAGCGCTCGAACTCAAAATCCCGCCGCCGGTGGTGGCGCTCTTGCTGGCGCTGGCCATGTGGGCGCTGGCCGCGCTCGGGCCCGCGCTGCCCTGGCCCGAGGGCATCCGCCGCGCGGTGGCCCTGGTGCTCGCGCTGGCGGGCGCCGGCTTCGACCTCATGGGCCTGATCGCCTTCTTGCGGCGGCACACCACCATCAACCCGCTCGCCCCACGCAAGACCACGGCGCTGGTCACCACCGGCGTCTACCGTTTCACACGCAACCCCATGTACGTGGGGCTGGTGATGTTCCTGACCGCCTGGGCGGTCTGGCTCGCCGCCGCCTGGCCGCTGCTGGGGCCGGTGGTGTTCGTGCTCTACATCACCCGCTTCCAGATCCAGCCCGAGGAACGTGTGCTCACGTCTTTGTTCGGCGAGGCCTACACGGCCTACACCCGGCGCGTGCGCCGCTGGCTCTGA
- a CDS encoding acyl-CoA dehydrogenase family protein — MTNTAPAQALLNQLDEVVTSVIDAAAIETDKLGQFPASSLAALRSAGLLGLISEASVGGAGGDLGHASQAVRRIAQSCPSTAMILAMHYSAVAVIEKFGDEATRKAIAAGQHLSTLAFSEAGSRSHFWAPVSTARADGSDAVLDASKSWVTAAGHADSYVWSSQPMAATGASSIWLMPRETAGLSTVAPFDGLGLRGNASSPVRAEGVRLPQTAMLGADGGGFDVMMGTVLPWFSVLNASGSVGMMDGAITRAAAHVNATRFAHLGTSIADLPTARAYIARAKIQADSAAVLLDDTIAAIAGGRADAMLRVLQVKAHAAESALQVTDLAMRVCGGAAFRKEVGIERLFRDARAASVMAPTSDVLYDFIGKATLGMDLF; from the coding sequence ATGACGAACACCGCCCCTGCCCAAGCCCTGCTGAACCAACTCGACGAGGTGGTCACCTCGGTCATCGACGCCGCGGCCATCGAGACCGACAAGCTCGGGCAATTCCCCGCCAGCAGCCTGGCCGCCCTGCGCAGCGCCGGCCTGCTGGGCCTGATCAGCGAGGCCAGCGTCGGGGGCGCCGGGGGTGACCTGGGCCACGCCAGCCAGGCCGTGCGCCGCATCGCGCAGTCCTGCCCGTCCACGGCCATGATCCTGGCCATGCACTACAGCGCCGTGGCCGTGATCGAGAAGTTCGGCGACGAGGCCACGCGCAAGGCCATCGCCGCCGGCCAGCACCTGAGCACGCTGGCCTTCTCCGAAGCCGGTTCGCGCAGCCACTTCTGGGCGCCGGTCAGCACCGCCCGCGCCGACGGCAGCGACGCCGTGCTCGACGCGAGCAAGAGCTGGGTCACCGCCGCCGGCCACGCCGATTCCTACGTGTGGTCCAGCCAGCCAATGGCCGCCACGGGTGCGAGCAGCATCTGGCTGATGCCGCGTGAGACCGCGGGCCTGTCCACCGTGGCGCCGTTTGACGGCCTGGGCCTGCGCGGCAACGCCTCGTCGCCGGTGCGCGCCGAGGGCGTGCGCCTGCCGCAGACCGCGATGCTGGGTGCCGACGGTGGCGGCTTCGACGTGATGATGGGCACGGTGCTGCCCTGGTTCTCGGTGCTCAACGCGTCGGGCTCGGTGGGCATGATGGACGGCGCGATCACCCGCGCCGCCGCCCACGTCAACGCCACCCGCTTCGCCCACCTGGGCACCAGCATCGCCGACCTGCCCACCGCGCGCGCCTACATCGCCCGCGCCAAGATCCAGGCCGACAGCGCCGCCGTGCTGCTGGACGACACCATCGCCGCCATCGCTGGTGGCCGCGCCGACGCCATGCTGCGCGTGCTGCAGGTCAAGGCCCACGCCGCCGAGTCCGCCCTGCAGGTCACCGACCTGGCGATGCGCGTCTGCGGCGGTGCCGCCTTCCGCAAGGAGGTGGGCATCGAGCGCCTGTTCCGCGACGCGCGCGCCGCCTCCGTGATGGCACCCACGTCCGATGTGCTCTACGATTTCATCGGCAAGGCCACGCTGGGCATGGACCTGTTCTGA
- the senA gene encoding selenoneine synthase SenA, which produces MGVKLTPAIVSDAVSARSGGKAFLAEALRDARTRSLSQFAACEAALGPGLRVPCASELNLPLWELGHVGWFADWWLARNPQRHLGVNARPDAARSPARQATRGVDADALYNSSEVPHDARWRLDLPDAQAVRDDLAASLRDTLALLADAPDDDTGLYFFRLALFHEDMHAEAAVYMAQTLGFDPQNPHPVAPATPQRPPSLEICATDWTLGHSGPGFAFDNELGAHGVQVGAFEIDAQPVTWAQYLPFVENGSYAQRRFWGAPGWIWRLSQERQAPRHLRQGPQGWEQQVFGGWRPLDLAAPASHLTAFEAQAWCAWAGRRLPTEAEWEVAAQDPGFGWGRVWEWTASAFAPFPGFVAHPYLDYSAPWFDGRPVLKGASHATSARMRHPKYRNYFSPERNDIFSGFRSVSA; this is translated from the coding sequence ATGGGTGTGAAGCTGACGCCAGCGATTGTGTCCGATGCCGTGTCCGCGCGCAGCGGCGGCAAAGCCTTTCTCGCGGAGGCGCTGCGCGACGCGCGCACGCGCAGCCTGTCGCAGTTCGCCGCCTGCGAAGCCGCGCTCGGCCCCGGCCTGCGCGTGCCCTGCGCAAGCGAGCTGAACCTGCCGCTCTGGGAGCTGGGCCACGTGGGCTGGTTCGCCGACTGGTGGCTGGCGCGAAACCCGCAGCGCCACCTGGGCGTGAACGCCCGCCCCGACGCCGCACGCAGCCCCGCGCGCCAGGCCACTCGCGGCGTGGACGCCGACGCGCTGTACAACTCCAGCGAGGTGCCGCACGACGCGCGCTGGCGGCTGGACCTGCCCGATGCACAGGCCGTGCGCGACGACCTCGCGGCCAGCCTTCGCGACACGCTGGCCCTGCTCGCCGACGCGCCCGACGACGACACCGGCCTGTACTTCTTCCGCCTCGCGCTGTTCCACGAAGACATGCACGCCGAGGCCGCGGTCTACATGGCGCAGACGCTGGGTTTCGATCCACAGAACCCCCACCCGGTCGCGCCGGCCACGCCGCAGCGGCCGCCGTCGCTGGAGATCTGCGCCACGGACTGGACGCTGGGCCACAGCGGCCCCGGCTTTGCGTTCGACAACGAACTCGGCGCGCACGGCGTGCAGGTCGGCGCCTTCGAGATCGACGCCCAGCCCGTCACCTGGGCGCAGTACCTGCCGTTCGTTGAAAACGGCTCGTACGCCCAACGCCGTTTCTGGGGTGCGCCGGGTTGGATCTGGCGGCTCTCCCAGGAGCGGCAGGCGCCGCGCCACTTGCGGCAAGGCCCCCAGGGCTGGGAGCAGCAGGTGTTTGGCGGCTGGCGGCCGCTGGACCTGGCCGCGCCGGCCAGCCACCTCACCGCCTTTGAAGCACAGGCCTGGTGCGCCTGGGCCGGGCGGCGCCTGCCGACCGAGGCCGAGTGGGAGGTCGCGGCACAAGACCCGGGGTTCGGCTGGGGCCGCGTCTGGGAATGGACCGCCAGCGCCTTCGCGCCCTTCCCAGGCTTCGTGGCCCACCCCTACCTGGACTACTCCGCGCCCTGGTTCGACGGCCGCCCGGTGCTCAAGGGTGCGAGCCACGCCACCTCGGCGCGCATGCGCCACCCGAAGTACCGCAACTACTTCAGCCCCGAGCGCAACGACATTTTTTCGGGGTTCCGGAGCGTGTCCGCCTGA
- the selD gene encoding selenide, water dikinase SelD, which yields MNAPTPAAATEPRLTSLSHGGGCGCKIAPGVLSEILKGTAAMPMPKELLVGIETADDAAVYQLNDEQALIATTDFFMPIVDDPYEFGRIAATNAISDVYAMGGTPIMALALVGMPISVLSTETIGQILQGGQDVCRAAGIPIAGGHTIDSVEPIYGLVAMGLVHPKRVKRNADAKIGDRLILGKPIGVGVLSAALKKDALPAEGYAQMIANTTKLNTPGPDLAKLDGVHALTDITGFGLAGHVLEMARGSNTTVKMDMARVPLITGVLGLAAQGMVTGASGRNWAAYGHEVRLGAGLQPVDQALLSDPQTSGGLLVACAPEAVAEVLAIFERHGFAEAAEVGEIVAAEADGVRLRVD from the coding sequence ATGAACGCCCCCACCCCCGCCGCAGCCACCGAACCCCGCCTCACCAGCCTCTCGCACGGTGGCGGCTGTGGCTGCAAGATCGCGCCCGGCGTCTTGAGCGAAATCCTCAAAGGCACGGCGGCGATGCCCATGCCCAAAGAGCTGCTGGTCGGCATTGAAACGGCGGACGACGCGGCGGTCTACCAGCTCAACGATGAGCAGGCGCTGATCGCCACCACCGACTTCTTCATGCCCATCGTGGACGACCCCTACGAGTTCGGCCGCATCGCCGCCACCAACGCCATCAGCGACGTCTACGCCATGGGCGGCACGCCCATCATGGCGCTGGCCCTGGTGGGCATGCCGATCAGCGTGCTCAGCACCGAGACCATCGGCCAGATCCTGCAAGGCGGGCAGGACGTGTGCCGCGCCGCCGGCATCCCCATCGCGGGCGGCCACACCATCGACTCGGTCGAGCCCATCTACGGCCTGGTCGCCATGGGCCTGGTGCACCCGAAACGCGTGAAGCGCAACGCCGACGCGAAGATCGGCGACCGCCTGATCCTCGGCAAGCCCATTGGCGTGGGCGTGCTCTCGGCCGCACTGAAGAAGGACGCACTGCCCGCCGAAGGCTACGCGCAGATGATCGCCAACACCACGAAGCTCAACACCCCCGGCCCCGATCTGGCGAAGCTCGACGGCGTGCACGCGCTGACCGACATCACCGGCTTTGGCCTCGCCGGCCACGTGCTGGAGATGGCGCGCGGCTCGAACACCACGGTGAAGATGGACATGGCCCGCGTGCCGCTGATCACCGGCGTGCTCGGGCTGGCCGCGCAAGGCATGGTCACCGGCGCCAGCGGCCGCAACTGGGCCGCCTACGGCCACGAAGTGCGCCTGGGCGCCGGCCTGCAGCCGGTGGACCAGGCCCTGCTGAGCGACCCGCAAACCAGCGGCGGCCTGCTCGTGGCCTGCGCGCCCGAGGCGGTGGCCGAGGTGCTGGCGATCTTTGAACGCCACGGCTTTGCCGAAGCGGCCGAGGTGGGCGAGATCGTTGCCGCCGAGGCCGATGGTGTGCGCCTGCGCGTGGATTGA
- a CDS encoding phosphonate ABC transporter ATP-binding protein: protein MKLELQGASARHPAAKAGAAPALMALDLRVAPGEQVAVIGPSGAGKTTLLQVLACAMPPATGSLRLDGQDPWQLPRAELQRLRGRLFLAPQVPPLPPRQRVVTSVLAGRLPAMGLWQSLRSLFYPADIPAAFEALDRFDLADKLFERVDRLSGGERQRVGLARALLAPASLWLIDEPLSALDPSRARQAIHSLLAGARERQATLVTTLHQVEVALDHFPRVVGLRDGALAFDLPAAQVTREHLARLYDQHEDELHGPAPLDAAPPPPPLPVVMHCR from the coding sequence TTGAAGCTTGAACTGCAAGGCGCCAGCGCCCGCCACCCGGCGGCGAAGGCGGGCGCCGCCCCCGCGCTCATGGCGCTGGACCTGCGGGTCGCGCCGGGCGAGCAGGTGGCCGTCATCGGCCCCTCGGGCGCGGGCAAGACCACGCTGCTGCAGGTGCTGGCCTGCGCCATGCCGCCGGCCACCGGCTCGCTGCGGCTGGACGGGCAGGACCCCTGGCAGCTGCCGCGCGCCGAGTTGCAGCGCCTGCGTGGGCGGCTCTTCCTCGCGCCGCAGGTGCCCCCGCTGCCGCCGCGCCAGCGCGTGGTGACGTCCGTGCTGGCGGGTCGCCTGCCGGCCATGGGCCTGTGGCAGAGCCTGCGTTCGCTGTTCTACCCGGCGGACATCCCCGCAGCCTTCGAGGCACTGGACCGCTTCGACCTCGCCGACAAGCTGTTTGAACGCGTGGACCGGCTCTCGGGCGGCGAACGCCAGCGCGTCGGTCTGGCGCGCGCGCTGCTCGCGCCCGCCTCGCTCTGGCTGATCGACGAGCCGCTGTCGGCGCTGGACCCGTCTCGCGCGCGGCAGGCCATTCACAGCTTGCTGGCGGGCGCCCGCGAGCGCCAGGCCACGCTCGTGACCACGCTGCACCAGGTGGAGGTGGCGCTCGACCATTTCCCGCGCGTCGTCGGCCTGCGCGACGGCGCGCTGGCGTTTGACCTGCCGGCGGCGCAGGTCACGCGCGAGCACCTGGCCCGCCTGTACGACCAGCACGAAGACGAGCTGCACGGCCCGGCTCCGTTGGACGCGGCCCCGCCGCCCCCACCGCTGCCGGTGGTGATGCACTGTCGGTAA
- the senB gene encoding selenoneine biosynthesis selenosugar synthase SenB: MKKPSLCIVTPALADANNGNWQTARRWAHLLSGHYVVRLAKQWPDGAADDDTHILLALHARRSAASVAAWAQAHPGRPLVLALTGTDLYRDIQGDASAQRSLALAHRLIVLQEQGPMALPEALRGKCRVVFQSSTRRQTLVKTTAHLRAVVVGHLRDEKWPQTVFEAARLIGPDEGIFIDHIGAELDPALGAAARATQRDRPHYRWLGGLPHAATRSRIQRAHVLVHPSRLEGGAHVIMEAALCGTPVLASRMDGNVGMLGAGYGGYFPPGDAAALAALLRRARDGLALGTGLLSTLQAQCASRSALFEPAAERAALLNLLAELA, translated from the coding sequence ATGAAAAAGCCCTCCTTGTGCATCGTCACCCCGGCCCTGGCCGATGCCAACAACGGCAACTGGCAGACCGCGCGCCGCTGGGCGCACCTGCTGTCGGGCCATTATGTGGTGCGGCTCGCGAAACAGTGGCCCGACGGGGCGGCCGATGACGACACACACATCCTGCTCGCGCTGCACGCGCGGCGCTCGGCCGCCAGCGTGGCGGCCTGGGCGCAGGCCCACCCGGGCAGGCCGCTGGTGCTCGCGCTCACCGGCACCGACCTCTACCGCGATATCCAGGGCGATGCCAGCGCGCAGCGCTCGCTGGCGCTGGCGCACCGGCTCATCGTGCTGCAGGAACAGGGGCCCATGGCGCTGCCCGAGGCGCTGCGTGGCAAGTGCCGCGTGGTGTTCCAGTCCAGCACGCGGCGCCAGACGCTGGTCAAGACCACGGCCCACCTGCGCGCCGTGGTCGTGGGCCACCTGCGCGACGAGAAGTGGCCGCAGACGGTGTTTGAAGCCGCGCGCCTGATCGGCCCCGACGAAGGCATCTTCATCGACCACATCGGCGCGGAGCTCGACCCTGCCCTGGGCGCCGCCGCCCGCGCCACCCAGCGCGACCGCCCGCACTACCGCTGGCTCGGCGGCCTGCCGCACGCGGCCACGCGCTCGCGCATCCAGCGCGCCCATGTGCTGGTGCACCCCAGCCGCCTGGAAGGCGGCGCCCACGTCATCATGGAGGCCGCGCTCTGCGGCACGCCGGTGCTGGCCTCGCGCATGGACGGCAACGTGGGCATGCTCGGCGCCGGCTACGGCGGCTACTTTCCGCCCGGCGACGCCGCCGCCCTGGCCGCGCTGCTGCGCCGGGCGCGCGACGGCCTGGCGCTTGGCACTGGGCTTCTCTCGACCCTGCAGGCGCAGTGCGCGTCGCGGTCCGCGCTGTTTGAACCGGCCGCCGAGCGGGCCGCGCTGCTCAACCTGCTGGCCGAGCTGGCCTGA
- the egtD gene encoding L-histidine N(alpha)-methyltransferase, producing the protein MPPLPTAPHFVQLHQTDHAAVRAELATGLQARPAHVSPKFFYDALGSRLFDAITELTEYYPTRTEAGIFAQHGADMARHVPPGAVLIDLGAGSCAKAARLFPVLRPAAYVAVDISVDYLREAMGALQQRHTGLPMLGLGMDFSAGLALPGAATDWLAGQGVERAPRCVFYPGSSIGNFNPAEALALLSQAHAVCAGGGPGGGLLIGVDRVKDKAILEPAYDDPLGVTAAFNRNLLLHANALLGTDFAPARWQHVAFFNDTDSRIEMHLRSDGAQTVRWPGGERHFADGERLHTENSYKWRPGSFDALLREAGFGPATHWTDERGWFSVFWAPA; encoded by the coding sequence ATGCCACCACTGCCCACCGCCCCCCACTTTGTGCAGCTGCACCAGACCGACCACGCCGCCGTGCGCGCCGAGCTGGCGACGGGTTTGCAGGCGCGGCCGGCGCACGTGTCGCCCAAGTTCTTTTACGACGCACTGGGCTCGCGCCTGTTCGACGCCATCACCGAGCTGACCGAGTACTACCCCACCCGCACCGAGGCCGGCATCTTCGCGCAGCACGGCGCCGACATGGCCCGGCACGTGCCTCCGGGCGCGGTGCTGATCGACCTCGGGGCCGGCAGCTGCGCCAAGGCCGCCCGCCTGTTCCCGGTGCTGCGGCCGGCGGCCTACGTGGCGGTGGACATTTCGGTGGATTACCTGCGCGAGGCCATGGGCGCGCTGCAACAGCGCCACACCGGCTTGCCCATGCTGGGGCTGGGCATGGACTTCTCCGCCGGGCTGGCCTTGCCGGGCGCCGCCACCGACTGGCTGGCCGGGCAGGGCGTCGAGCGCGCGCCGCGCTGCGTGTTCTACCCCGGCTCCAGCATCGGCAACTTCAACCCCGCCGAAGCGCTTGCCCTGCTGAGCCAGGCGCACGCGGTGTGCGCCGGGGGCGGGCCGGGCGGCGGTCTCCTGATCGGGGTGGACCGCGTGAAGGACAAGGCCATCCTGGAACCCGCCTACGACGACCCGCTCGGTGTCACCGCCGCCTTCAACCGCAACCTGCTGCTGCACGCCAACGCCCTGCTGGGCACCGACTTCGCCCCCGCGCGCTGGCAGCACGTGGCCTTCTTCAACGACACCGACTCGCGCATCGAGATGCACCTGCGCTCCGACGGCGCACAGACCGTGCGCTGGCCCGGTGGCGAGCGCCACTTCGCCGACGGCGAGCGGCTGCACACCGAAAATTCCTACAAGTGGCGGCCCGGCAGCTTCGATGCGCTGCTGCGCGAAGCGGGCTTCGGCCCTGCCACCCACTGGACCGATGAACGCGGCTGGTTCAGTGTGTTCTGGGCGCCCGCCTGA
- a CDS encoding ferritin-like domain-containing protein produces MTTATDTATSGPVLELGALGMDTGAHVLVAHALRQRDPALPLHVRGSHPELGVHLSGWCRKRGLAVQSGGGEHRIAPGPGEAQRWRGAQRAGASDPTASGAVVSMPSARWGVAARGALVEAGAPEFHFPLSDKAALWADDAARLYAAAVAAQWDPNEAIDWAAPFELPDEVEDAVVQVMTYLVENENAALLVPARFLGQMHPHFREVLQCLAITIADEARHVEVFTRRIGLKGRGPALSTAGAQASLKTLFDEPEFSVASFLLSVLGEGTFVNLLNFLNTYAPDPVTRQICRLASRDEARHVAFGMSHLAWQMAQDPDLKHRLNAAVERRYDELASTDGLNEEVFDGLIVLAAGAFTPEAVATGHERVQRLKQEMADGRRARLAKLGFAPEAAQALAERHTRNFM; encoded by the coding sequence ATGACTACCGCTACTGACACCGCCACCAGCGGCCCGGTGCTGGAACTGGGCGCCCTGGGCATGGACACCGGCGCCCACGTGCTGGTGGCGCATGCGCTGCGTCAGCGCGACCCGGCGTTGCCGTTGCACGTGCGCGGCAGCCACCCCGAGCTGGGTGTGCACCTGAGCGGCTGGTGCCGCAAACGTGGCTTGGCGGTGCAGAGCGGCGGCGGCGAACACCGCATCGCACCCGGCCCGGGCGAAGCGCAGCGCTGGCGTGGCGCGCAGCGGGCCGGCGCATCCGACCCCACAGCGTCCGGTGCGGTGGTGTCGATGCCCAGTGCCCGCTGGGGCGTGGCCGCGCGCGGCGCGCTGGTGGAAGCGGGCGCGCCCGAGTTCCACTTTCCGCTGTCCGACAAGGCCGCGCTCTGGGCCGACGACGCCGCGCGCCTCTACGCCGCCGCCGTCGCCGCGCAGTGGGACCCGAACGAGGCCATCGACTGGGCCGCGCCCTTCGAGCTGCCCGACGAGGTGGAAGACGCCGTGGTCCAGGTGATGACCTACCTGGTGGAGAACGAAAACGCGGCCCTGCTGGTGCCCGCGCGTTTCCTCGGCCAGATGCACCCGCACTTCCGCGAGGTCTTGCAGTGCCTGGCCATCACCATCGCCGACGAGGCGCGGCACGTCGAGGTGTTCACGCGCCGCATCGGCCTCAAGGGCCGCGGCCCGGCCCTGTCGACCGCGGGCGCGCAGGCCTCGCTCAAGACCCTGTTCGACGAGCCCGAGTTTTCGGTGGCGTCGTTTCTGCTGTCGGTGCTGGGCGAAGGCACGTTCGTGAACCTGCTGAACTTCCTCAACACCTACGCGCCCGATCCGGTCACGCGCCAGATCTGCCGCCTGGCCAGCCGCGACGAGGCGCGCCACGTCGCCTTCGGCATGTCGCACCTGGCCTGGCAGATGGCGCAGGACCCGGACCTGAAACACCGCCTGAACGCGGCGGTGGAGCGGCGCTACGACGAACTCGCCAGCACCGACGGCCTGAACGAAGAGGTGTTCGACGGGCTCATCGTGCTGGCCGCCGGCGCCTTCACGCCCGAGGCCGTGGCCACGGGCCACGAACGGGTGCAGCGCCTGAAACAGGAAATGGCCGACGGCCGGCGCGCGCGCCTGGCCAAGCTGGGCTTCGCGCCCGAAGCGGCGCAGGCCCTGGCCGAGCGGCACACCCGCAATTTCATGTGA